A DNA window from Mastomys coucha isolate ucsf_1 unplaced genomic scaffold, UCSF_Mcou_1 pScaffold21, whole genome shotgun sequence contains the following coding sequences:
- the Tkfc gene encoding triokinase/FMN cyclase, whose product MISKKMVNSVEGCADDALAGFVASNPDLQLLQGHRVVLRSDLDSLKGRVALLSGGGSGHEPAHAGFVGKGMLTGVIAGSVFASPPVGSILAAIRAVAQAGTAGTLLIVKNYTGDRLNFGLAMEQAKAQGISVEMVVVEDDSAFTVLKKAGRRGLCGTVLIHKVAGALAEKGMGLEEITKRVSMIAKTMGTLGVSLSSCSVPGATHTFELAADEMELGLGIHGEAGVRRIKIAPVNEIVTLMLDHMTNTSNISHIPIQSGSSVVLIVNNLGGLSFLELGIIADAAIRLLEGRGVKVARALVGTFMSALEMRGVSLTLMHVDEPLLKLIDAETTAKAWPHMAKVSVTGRTRIRAAPTEPPEASETTAAGGVTSKQMALVLDRVCTTLIGLEEHLNALDRAAGDGDCGSTHSRAAKAIQSWLKEGPTLTSPAQVLSKLSILMLEKMGGSSGALYGLFLTAAAQPLKANIDLPTWSAAMDAGLAAMQRYGKAAPGDRTMLDSLWAAAQEFQAWKSPGASLLPVLTKAVKSAEAAAEATKNMEAGAGRASYISSAQLDKPDPGAVAVAAIFRAILEVLQTQGA is encoded by the exons ATG ATCTCCAAGAAGATGGTGAATTCTGTGGAAGGGTGTGCTGATGATGCCCTTGCTGGGTTTGTAGCCTCTAATCCTGACTTGCAGCTCCTGCAAGGGCACCGTGTGGTCCTACGTTCTGACCTGGACAGCCTCAAGGGCCGGGTAGCGCTTCTGTCAGGTGGAGGCTCAGGCCATGAGCCTGCCCATGCTG gtTTTGTCGGGAAAGGGATGCTGACAGGGGTCATTGCAGGATCTGTGTTTGCCTCTCCTCCTGTGGGCAGCATCTTGGCTGCCATTAGAGCTGTGGCTCAGGCAGGCACAG CGGGCACCCTCCTCATTGTGAAGAACTACACTGGGGATCGGCTCAACTTTGGACTTGCCATGGAGCAGGCCAAGGCCCAGGGCATCTCTGTGGAGATGGTGGTAGTTGAGGATGACAGCGCCTTCACTGTCCTGAAGAAGGCAGGCCGGCGTGGCCTGTGCGGCACAGTACTTATCCACAAG GTGGCAGGTGCTCTGGCTGAGAAAGGTATGGGGCTGGAGGAGATCACAAAGAGGGTGAGCATGATCGCCAAGACCATGG GTACCCTGGGAGTGAGCCTGTCTTCCTGCAGTGTCCCTGGTGCCACACACACCTTTGAGCTTGCAGCTGATGAAATGGAGCTAGGCCTGG GGATCCACGGGGAAGCTGGTGTTCGTCGAATAAAG ATAGCACCTGTTAATGAGATTGTCACTCTTATGCTTGACCACATGACAAACACCTCCAATATATCCCATATACCTATACAGTCAG GCTCTTCAGTGGTGCTGATAGTCAACAATCTGGGTGGCCTgtctttcctggaactgggcatcaTAGCTGATGCCGCCATACGCTTGCTGG AGGGCCGTGGGGTGAAGGTCGCCCGTGCCCTGGTGGGTACCTTCATGTCAGCGCTAGAGATGCGTGGTGTTTCCCTTACTTTGATGCATGTGGATGAACCCCTGCTGAAGCTGATAG ATGCTGAAACTACTGCAAAAGCCTGGCCTCACATGGCCAAGGTCTCTGTGACTGGGAGGACGCGGATTCGGGCAGCTCCCACAGAGCCTCCAGAAGCCTCTGAAACCACTGCGGCAGGAG GTGTAACATCCAAGCAGATGGCACTTGTGCTGGATCGGGTGTGCACCACCCTTATCGGACTGGAGGAGCACCTGAATGCCTTGGACAGGGCTGCTGGTGATGGGGATTGCGGTTCAACCCATAGCCGTGCTGCCAAAG CCATTCAGAGCTGGCTAAAGGAAGGCCCAACTCTAACCAGCCCTGCCCAGGTACTCTCCAAATTGTCTATCCTGATGCTGGAGAAGATGGGAGGCTCATCTGGGGCG CTCTATGGCCTGTTCCTGACTGCAGCTGCCCAGCCTCTCAAGGCCAATATTGACCTCCCAACCTGGTCTGCTGCCATGGATGCCGGCCTAGCGGCCATGCAGAG GTATGGAAAGGCTGCACCAGGAGACAGGACAATG CTGGATTCTCTATGGGCAGCAGCACAGGAGTTCCAAGCCTGGAAGAGCCCAGGGGCCAGTCTCCTCCCAGTTCTGACTAAAGCAGTCAAG AGTGCTGAAGCTGCAGCAGAGGCCACCAAGAACATGGAAGCTGGTGCTGGGAGAGCTAGTTATATCAGCTCTGCACAACTAGATAAGCCAGACCCTGGAGCAGTTGCAGTTGCCGCCATCTTTCGTGCCATCCTGGAGGTCTTGCAGACACAGGGAGCATGA